CAAGGCCGGCCCTGACGATACGCTCATCCGCATCAGCGCCACCAACCACGGCCCAGACGAGGCTGAGCTGCACCTGCTGCCGTCCCTCTGGTTCCGCAATACCTGGATCTGGGGCGGCTCGCACGACACGCACCCCAAGCCGCTCCTGCGACGGCAGACCGGCGGCGACGGGCAGGTTGTCGTGCGCGCGGAGCACCCGGAGCTTGGCCCGACGACGCTGACCTGCGAGGGTGCGCCCGCGCTCCTGTTCACCGAGAACGAGACGAATGCCCAGCGCCTCTTCAACGCGCCGAACTACGCGCCATTCGTCAAGGACGGCATCAACGACGCCGTGGTGCATGGGCTGGCCGACCGCGTCAACATGGCGCAGCAGGGCACCAAGGCTGCCGCCCACTATCGGCTGAGTGTCGCCCCCGGAGCTACCGAGACGATCCGCCTGCGCCTGACCGGCGACGCCACCATGCCGCCGCCCGTCAACCCCGCCGACGATCCCCGTGAGAACGGCCACGTGCGGAATCGGCCTGCGCGCAACGCTCATCATGAGGATGACGACGAGTTCGAGGACGAGGTGTTCGGCGGTGAGGGCGCATGGGGCGTCTGGGACGACGAGCGCGCCTTTCGCGGCCGCTCGGTCCCGCCCGAGGAGGCGTTCCGCGACTGCGACGCCGTGTTCGCGCAGCGCATCGCCGAAGCTGACGCCTTCTACGCCGCCGTCCATCCGGCCGCCCTGACCGCCGACGAGCGCCTGGTGCAGCGGCAGGCGTTCGCGGGGTTGATCTGGTCGAAGCAGCTGTTCTACTTCGACGTGCGCGAGTGGCTGGACGGCGACCCCGGCCAGCCTCCCCCGCCGCCGGAGCGTCGCCAGGGCCGCAACCGCGAATGGCCGCACTTCAACGCCATGGACATCATGTCGATGCCGGATGCCTGGGAGTACCCGTGGTTCGCGGCCTGGGATCTGGCGTTCCACTGCATCCCGCTCGCCCTGATCGATCCTGACTTCGCCAAGGATCAACTGCTGCTGCTCGGGCGGGAGTGGTTCCAGCACCCGAACGGGCAGGTTCCGGCCTACGAGTGGGCCTTTGGCGACGTGAACCCGCCGGTGGTGGCCTGGGCCGCCTGGCGCGTCTACAAGATCGATCAGAAGCGCAGCGGTCAGTCTGACCTCGACTTCCTCGAACGGGTCTTCCACAAGCAACTGCTCAACTTCACCTGGTGGGTGAACCGCAAGGACTCGGAGGGGAACAACGTCTTCGAAGGCGGCTTCCTGGGGCTGGACAACATCGGCGTCTTCGACCGCAGCCGGCCGCTGCCAACGGGCGGCCACCTGGAGCAGAGCGACGGCACCAGCTGGATGGGCATGTTCTGCCTCAACATGCTGACCATCGCCCTGGAGCTGGCGACCCGGAACCGCGTCTACGAGGACGTGGCGACCAAATTCTTCGAGCACTTCCTCTACATCGCCAACGCCATGAACACCCTCGGCGCGAACGGCGTGTCGCTGTGGGACGACGAAGACGAGTTCTTCTGCGATGTGCTCCACCAGAGCGACGGCCAGGCTATGCCGATGAAGATCCGCTCGATGGTCGGCGTGATCCCGCTGTTTGCCGTGACGACCATCGAGCCGGACCTGCTGGCGCGCCTGCCGGACTTCCGCGCCCGCCTCGAATGGTTCCTGGAGCACCGTCCCGATCTTGCCAGCCTCGTTTCGCGCTGGCAGGAGCCGGGGCTTGGCGAGCGGCGGCTGCTGGCCATCGCACGGGGCCACCGGATGAAGCGCGTGCTGCGGCGCATGCTGGACGAGGCCGAGTTGCTCTCGCCGTACGGGGTGCGGGCGCTCTCGCGCTTCCACCTGGAGCGGCCCTACGTCCTCGACGCGGACGGCGCGCGCTACATGGTCCAGTACCAGCCGGGCGAGTCGAACAGCGGCCTCTTCGGCGGCAACTCGAACTGGCGCGGCCCGATCTGGTTTCCCGTCAACTACCTGATTATCGAGTCGCTGCAGCAGTTCCACCACTACTACGGCGACGATTTCAAGGTCGAGTACCCGACCGGCTCCGGGCAGCTGTTGACCCTGGACGAGATCGCCACGGCCCTGGCCGGCCGCCTCGCCAGCATCTTCCTGCGCGACGCACAGGGTCGGCGGGCCGTCTTCGGGGACGTGCCCACATTCCAGGCTGACGCCCGCTGGAGCGACTGCATCCCGTTCTACGAGTACTTCCATGGCGACAATGGCCGGGGCGTCGGCGCGAGTCACCAGACCGGCTGGACGGCGCTCGTCGCGAAGCTGCTCGACACGGCGGGCCGGCACCGCGAACCGGCCTCGGGACGCCAGCCGGACCCGCTGACCACGGCAAACGTTACCTGATCGCCAACGTGCATCCCGACACGCATCGACTGTGAAGAGATCTTCACACCTGGGGCCGTACTGACTCGGTATGATCCGCTGCCACCGACGATTGAATCATCGTCGGTGGCAGCACGGCGCTCAGTGTGCGCGGGCACCCTCCCGGCCGTGCAGTTTGCCGGCGTGAGGGGGCTGTGGCGCGTCCGTCAAGTTCGACCGTTCCCGAGCAATCGCTCGCTGCCTGGCTGGCCGAAGTCGGGCCGGTCGCCGTCATCGTCATGGTGCTCTGGGCGAAGCTGATCCACATCGGGATGCGGCTGCCGAGCGTGTCCTGGGCCGGCGCTGAGCCGCTCCACCTCGTCGCCGCCATGCGCGCGTACCCCGACATGTTCACGGCCACGCTGGCGGCCCTCTTGCTGCCCGTTCCGCTGCTGATGCTCCTGCCCCGTCTGCCGCGCGCCCTCTTCACGCTCGCCATCAGCGCGGCGCTGACCACCGTCGCGGTGGCCGACCTGATCCACGTCCGCTTCTACGCCGATGTGACCTCGGTCTCGGCGCTGGCCCAGACGCCGATGCTGACCTGGGTGCTCGACAGCGTCCAGACCCTGATCGATCCGTCTGATTTCGTCTACTTCGCCGACATTCCGGTCGGCCTGCTGGCGCTGGTCTGGTATCTCCGCTGGATTCGTCCGTTGCCGGCCCGAGATCTGGCCGGGCGGATGCGGCTCGGCCTGACGCCGATGATCGCCGCGCTGTTGCTGGTCCTGCCGACGATGCGCTTTGTCTGGAACGACTCGCGCAGCCTGTTCGGCTACTCGACGATCCGCCTGGAAGTGGCCTCGGCCATCGGGCTGCTGCCGTACCACCTGACCGACCTCGCGCTCGGGCTGGCGCTGCGTCCGCACGACGTCAGCGCGCCCGATCTGGCCCGCGTACGCGCCTTTCTGGACCGCAAGGCCCAGTCTACGCCGCCGCCCTCGGAGTTGTTCGGCATCGCGAAGGGCAAGAACCTGATCGTGCTGAGCGCCGAGTCAACGCAGGCGTTCGTGATCGGGCTGGAGATCGACGGGCAGCCCATCGCGCCGAACCTCACGGCGCTGACCCGCGAGAGCATCTACCTCGCCAACAACTACGAGCCAACGCATCTCGGTTCGACGGCCGATGCTGAGTTCTCCATCATGCAGTCGCTGTATCCGCTGCCGGTCGGCGTGATGGCGGCGCGCTACGCCCGCAACGAGTATCGCGGCATGCCGGCACTGCTGGCGGAGCAGGGGTACGGCACCTTTGTCGCCGTCGGTGCGATGCCGCACTTCTGGAACATGAATCAGCTGCACCCCCGTTACGGCTTCCAGCGGGCCTACTACGAGCAGCAGTTTCAGGTGAATGAGCGCGTCATCGCCTGGATCTCGGACCGCGAGTTCTTCACCCAGATGCGCCCGATCCTGATGGATCAACACGAGCCGTTTATGGGGTTCATGCTCTCCTCGTCCAGCCACCACCCGTACACCATCCCCGAGCATCTGCGGACGTTGAAGCTTGGCAAGCTCGAAGGCACGATGCTGGGCGACTATCTGCACGCCGTCCACTACTTCGACCAGGAGCTGGGGACGTTCATCGGCTGGATGCGCGAGAGCGGCCTGCTGGATCGGTCGGTGCTGGTCGTGTACGGCGATCACCAGGGCTTCCTGAGCGGCGAGGCCGACCTGCCCGGCATCCTTGGCTTCTCGGAGTGGAACGAGTACCACCACTTCAAGGTCGTCAAGCGAACGCCGATCGTCATCCGGCTGCCCGGTGGCGCGGCGGCCCAGGAGTTCCAGGGTGCGAGCAGCCACCTGGACGTGGCCCCGACGGTGCTCGGCCTGCTTGGGGTCGACTCCAGCTCGACGGTGCTGCTCGGGCGTGACGTGATGCGACCCGGCGAGGGGCTGGCGATCTTCCGCGACGGCAGCTTCGCCGACGAGTCGCACTACTTCGTCAATCGGTTTGGGCGGACGCTGGCCTCGCGCTGCTACGAGGCCACCACCGCCGAGCTGATCGACTGCGAGCCGCTGGACGAGGTCCGCCAGCAGGTGCGCGAACGCCTGGAAGTCTCGGACATCATCGTCCAGGGCGACCTGATCCCGCAGCTCCGCCGGTAGCCTCTGCTGACACTATGGCACGCACGTCGCTATTCGCCACGCAGGGGCAATCGTCAGTTGAGCGCTGACCGATCAGGGCCGTCACTTCCGTCGCCCAAATGCCACCGGGAGGTGAGCGAGCCCACGCAGCACGATTCCCGGACGCCAACGAAGCTGGTCGAAAGGCACTGTCAGTCGTAGGTCTGGGAGACGCTGAATCAGCGTGCCAAGCGCGATGCGGCCTTCCAGCCGTGCGAGTGGAGCGCCCACGCAGTAATGGATACCGTGGCCAAACGCGAGATGTTGGCGAGCGTCGCGCGTCAGATCGAGCGTGTCAGGATCGATGTAGCGATTGGCATCGCGGTTGGCCGACCCAAGCAGCACGTGGACAAGCTCACCGCGTGGAATGGTGACGCCTCCGACAGTGATGTCCTCCGCTGCCCAGCG
The window above is part of the Chloroflexota bacterium genome. Proteins encoded here:
- a CDS encoding glucosidase, giving the protein MSIHETVEGRRLAEARSGAQGWKVWGPYLSDRQWGTVREDYSTYGTAWEYFTHDDARSRVYRWGEDGIGGYSDDQQRLCFALALWNGRDPILKERYFGLTGNQGNHGEDVKEYYFYLDATPTASYLKMLYKYPQAAFPYADLCDTNARRSREEPEYELIDTGVFAEDRYFDVAIEYAKAGPDDTLIRISATNHGPDEAELHLLPSLWFRNTWIWGGSHDTHPKPLLRRQTGGDGQVVVRAEHPELGPTTLTCEGAPALLFTENETNAQRLFNAPNYAPFVKDGINDAVVHGLADRVNMAQQGTKAAAHYRLSVAPGATETIRLRLTGDATMPPPVNPADDPRENGHVRNRPARNAHHEDDDEFEDEVFGGEGAWGVWDDERAFRGRSVPPEEAFRDCDAVFAQRIAEADAFYAAVHPAALTADERLVQRQAFAGLIWSKQLFYFDVREWLDGDPGQPPPPPERRQGRNREWPHFNAMDIMSMPDAWEYPWFAAWDLAFHCIPLALIDPDFAKDQLLLLGREWFQHPNGQVPAYEWAFGDVNPPVVAWAAWRVYKIDQKRSGQSDLDFLERVFHKQLLNFTWWVNRKDSEGNNVFEGGFLGLDNIGVFDRSRPLPTGGHLEQSDGTSWMGMFCLNMLTIALELATRNRVYEDVATKFFEHFLYIANAMNTLGANGVSLWDDEDEFFCDVLHQSDGQAMPMKIRSMVGVIPLFAVTTIEPDLLARLPDFRARLEWFLEHRPDLASLVSRWQEPGLGERRLLAIARGHRMKRVLRRMLDEAELLSPYGVRALSRFHLERPYVLDADGARYMVQYQPGESNSGLFGGNSNWRGPIWFPVNYLIIESLQQFHHYYGDDFKVEYPTGSGQLLTLDEIATALAGRLASIFLRDAQGRRAVFGDVPTFQADARWSDCIPFYEYFHGDNGRGVGASHQTGWTALVAKLLDTAGRHREPASGRQPDPLTTANVT
- a CDS encoding LTA synthase family protein; translation: MARPSSSTVPEQSLAAWLAEVGPVAVIVMVLWAKLIHIGMRLPSVSWAGAEPLHLVAAMRAYPDMFTATLAALLLPVPLLMLLPRLPRALFTLAISAALTTVAVADLIHVRFYADVTSVSALAQTPMLTWVLDSVQTLIDPSDFVYFADIPVGLLALVWYLRWIRPLPARDLAGRMRLGLTPMIAALLLVLPTMRFVWNDSRSLFGYSTIRLEVASAIGLLPYHLTDLALGLALRPHDVSAPDLARVRAFLDRKAQSTPPPSELFGIAKGKNLIVLSAESTQAFVIGLEIDGQPIAPNLTALTRESIYLANNYEPTHLGSTADAEFSIMQSLYPLPVGVMAARYARNEYRGMPALLAEQGYGTFVAVGAMPHFWNMNQLHPRYGFQRAYYEQQFQVNERVIAWISDREFFTQMRPILMDQHEPFMGFMLSSSSHHPYTIPEHLRTLKLGKLEGTMLGDYLHAVHYFDQELGTFIGWMRESGLLDRSVLVVYGDHQGFLSGEADLPGILGFSEWNEYHHFKVVKRTPIVIRLPGGAAAQEFQGASSHLDVAPTVLGLLGVDSSSTVLLGRDVMRPGEGLAIFRDGSFADESHYFVNRFGRTLASRCYEATTAELIDCEPLDEVRQQVRERLEVSDIIVQGDLIPQLRR